A single window of Synechococcus sp. C9 DNA harbors:
- a CDS encoding B12-binding domain-containing radical SAM protein, whose protein sequence is MRVLLIYPQFPPSFWSFENTLKLINLKAQLPPLGMLTVAALLPQTWEFKLVDRNVREVTASEWDWAELVILSAMIVQKEDFARQIQRAKQRGKLVAVGGPYATALPAEAQAAGADFLVLDEGEITLPMLVNALARGETQGIFRANGEKPAVTETPVPRFDLLQMSAYAEMSVQFSRGCPFQCEFCDIIVLYGRKPRTKTPAQLLAELQCLYDLGWRKSIFVVDDNFIGNKRNVKLFLQALKPWLEERNYPFSFGTEASVNLAEDQELMDLMVSCNFGTVFLGIETPDADSLERTRKFQNNRDPLRESVLTIARSGLRIMAGFIIGFDGEKAGAGQRIVEFVEDTAIPTAMLSMLQALPDTALWHRLQKEGRLLNGKGDIHQATLMNFVPTRPLGEVTREFVDAFWNLYEPQAMLKRTYQHYLILGKARRQRYQKRSKSQEKAPINWVYVRALLILCWRQGVKRSTRWQFWLYLAHILWQYPQVVSSYLSVCAQAEHFLEYRQIVRRHIEMQLEEVLAPNENNPIPVPVTSG, encoded by the coding sequence ATGCGTGTTTTATTGATTTATCCCCAATTTCCACCCAGTTTTTGGTCATTTGAAAATACCCTGAAGTTAATTAATCTCAAAGCCCAACTCCCCCCCTTGGGGATGCTGACGGTGGCGGCACTTCTGCCCCAAACCTGGGAATTTAAGCTGGTGGATCGCAACGTGCGGGAGGTGACCGCATCCGAATGGGACTGGGCGGAATTGGTGATCCTTTCGGCCATGATTGTGCAAAAAGAGGATTTTGCCAGACAAATTCAACGGGCCAAACAACGGGGCAAATTGGTGGCGGTGGGGGGGCCCTATGCTACGGCATTACCCGCAGAAGCGCAGGCCGCAGGCGCCGATTTTTTGGTCTTAGATGAGGGGGAAATTACCCTGCCCATGCTGGTGAACGCCTTGGCACGGGGGGAAACCCAGGGTATTTTTCGGGCGAACGGGGAAAAACCAGCGGTGACGGAAACGCCGGTGCCTCGGTTTGATTTATTGCAGATGTCTGCCTATGCGGAAATGTCCGTGCAATTTTCCCGGGGTTGTCCCTTTCAATGCGAATTTTGCGACATTATCGTCCTCTATGGGCGCAAACCCCGCACCAAAACCCCGGCGCAATTATTAGCAGAATTGCAGTGTTTATATGACCTAGGGTGGCGCAAAAGTATTTTTGTAGTGGATGATAATTTCATTGGCAATAAACGCAACGTCAAACTCTTTTTACAGGCACTCAAACCCTGGTTAGAAGAACGGAATTATCCTTTCTCCTTTGGGACGGAAGCCTCGGTGAATTTAGCAGAAGACCAGGAGTTGATGGATTTGATGGTATCCTGCAATTTTGGCACGGTCTTTTTAGGGATTGAAACCCCGGATGCGGACAGTTTAGAACGCACCCGCAAATTCCAAAATAATCGGGACCCATTGCGGGAATCAGTACTCACGATTGCCCGGTCAGGGTTACGCATTATGGCGGGTTTTATCATTGGTTTTGATGGGGAAAAAGCGGGGGCAGGGCAACGGATTGTGGAATTTGTTGAGGATACGGCGATTCCCACCGCAATGTTGAGTATGTTGCAGGCGTTACCGGATACAGCCCTATGGCATCGGCTGCAAAAAGAAGGGCGGTTACTCAATGGTAAAGGGGATATTCACCAGGCGACTTTAATGAACTTTGTCCCCACCCGTCCCCTCGGGGAAGTCACCCGGGAATTTGTGGATGCTTTTTGGAATTTGTATGAACCCCAAGCGATGCTCAAACGCACGTATCAACATTATTTAATCCTTGGGAAAGCCCGTCGCCAACGCTATCAAAAACGGTCAAAATCCCAGGAAAAAGCACCCATCAATTGGGTCTATGTGCGGGCTTTATTGATTCTCTGTTGGCGGCAAGGGGTAAAGCGTTCCACTCGCTGGCAATTTTGGCTTTATTTAGCGCATATTCTCTGGCAATATCCCCAGGTAGTAAGTAGTTACCTTTCCGTGTGTGCCCAGGCGGAACATTTCTTGGAATATCGGCAAATTGTGCGGCGCCATATCGAAATGCAATTAGAGGAAGTTTTAGCACCAAATGAAAATAACCCTATACCTGTACCAGTAACTTCTGGGTAG
- a CDS encoding biotin--[acetyl-CoA-carboxylase] ligase: MCLPPWLHWLDECPSTNTWALQSLDRLAQGDVVFTPRQTAGRGQQERPWYAPPGVLTASFILEPLAPPELPWLSLAAGLAVIHAVEDLLPLPALALGIKWPNDVLLWGRKVAGVLCEARLPKAVVGVGLNRQVDWPRVLAGGTMDVSPAQVASLSEVSDTPPEVLPLLTQLRDYFLQAHGVIRQKGLTGLLPQLRQRDVLYSCPLVVHTSDGMLSGVGAGIDAWGRLQVQRADGTVQALSAGRVVRWEPSRRWDE, translated from the coding sequence ATGTGCTTGCCCCCTTGGTTGCACTGGCTCGATGAATGTCCCAGTACCAACACTTGGGCATTACAATCGCTGGACAGATTAGCCCAGGGCGATGTGGTCTTTACCCCCCGACAGACGGCAGGACGGGGACAACAGGAACGCCCTTGGTATGCGCCACCGGGAGTTTTAACCGCTTCGTTTATTTTAGAACCGCTGGCTCCCCCCGAATTGCCCTGGTTGAGTTTGGCGGCGGGGTTGGCGGTGATCCATGCGGTCGAGGATTTACTGCCCTTGCCTGCCCTGGCGTTGGGGATCAAATGGCCGAACGATGTCCTGCTCTGGGGGCGGAAGGTGGCGGGGGTGCTGTGCGAAGCCCGGTTGCCCAAAGCGGTGGTCGGGGTGGGGCTGAATCGGCAGGTGGATTGGCCAAGGGTTTTGGCAGGGGGCACGATGGATGTATCCCCGGCTCAGGTGGCGAGTCTTTCGGAGGTGAGCGATACGCCGCCGGAGGTACTGCCTTTGTTAACACAATTGCGAGATTACTTTTTGCAGGCTCATGGGGTAATTCGGCAGAAGGGCTTGACCGGGCTTTTGCCCCAACTGCGCCAGCGGGATGTGCTGTATAGTTGTCCGCTGGTTGTCCATACATCGGACGGGATGCTTAGCGGGGTGGGGGCGGGGATTGACGCTTGGGGGCGGTTACAGGTGCAACGGGCCGATGGAACAGTGCAAGCCTTGTCCGCCGGTCGGGTGGTGCGCTGGGAGCCTTCACGCCGCTGGGATGAGTAA
- the uca gene encoding urea carboxylase, which produces MFAKVLVANRGEIALRIIRTLNRLGIASVAVYSEPDRHSPHVEEATEALALGGTLASESYLQGERVLDLAVQVGAAAIHPGYGFLSENGDFASACAQRGLVFIGPKPEHIRQFGRKHLARDLAARQGIPLVPGTSLLNNLTEAQAAAAQIGYPVMLKSTAGGGGIGMRRCEDAAELAVAYEQVQRLSQANFRDSGVFLEKYIPVARHVEVQIFGDGQGRVLTLGERDCSSQRRNQKVIEETPAPGLPESVRQGLYQAAQRLGEAVQYQSAGTVEFIVDGTTGEFYFLEVNTRLQVEHGVTELVCGIDLVEWMVRLAAGERDFFDRYHHQPQGHAIQVRIYAEDPHKNHQPSAGVLTHVALAEGARWDAWIRSGTEVTPFYDPLLAKAMVHGENRAAALQKLQTVLAHTTLAGIATNLEYLQQVVATPEFQRGEVSTQWLSQFTYQPQTIDVLAPGTFTTVQDYPGRLGYWDVGVPPSGPMDHLAFRWGNRLLGNPLGAAGLECTMAGPTLRFNAPTRICLTGAMMPATLDGQPVPYWQTVTVQAGSVLTLKAVQGAGYRTYITVQGGVSVPEYLGSRATFTLGQFGGHGGRVLRAGDGLPLTPWDGQDQPAVLPPDLIPQYTDAWEIAVMVGPHGAPDFFTPQDMELLLSHAWVVHHNSARTGIRLIGPAPTWARPDGGEAGLHPSNIHDNAYAIGTIDFTGDMPIILGYDGPSLGGFVCPATIVQAELWKIGQLRPGDRVRFFPMDEPTACAWEQRQEEELARLAPLPPIPAVPVATEPVLKQMTAPHPVGVTYRQAGDKYILIEYGPLTLDLTLRFRVHGLMTWLQAQKIPGIIDLTPGIRSLQVHYDNQRLPRSELLDILATAEAELPDVAQMTVPTRIVHLPLSWNDESIQLAITKYMQSVRPDAPWCPSNLEFIRRVNGLADVQQVYDIVFGASYLVLGLGDVYLGAPVATPLDPRHRLVTTKYNPARTWTPENAVGIGGAYLCIYGMEGPGGYQLVGRTVPVWNRYYRTADFTQPWLLRFFDQIRFFPVTGAELQRYREDVTYGRVKLDIHEETFHLGDYQQFLQDHAASIQAFKTQQQNAFDAERERWVAAGEFDRPDTEAATAPLEATEIPIPPGQVAVRAEVSGTVWQVVVTPQAVVHAGEKLMIIEAMKTEIAVLSPLDATVAQILCQPGQAVTAGQIVLLLIPAA; this is translated from the coding sequence ATGTTCGCCAAAGTCCTGGTCGCCAATCGGGGGGAAATTGCCCTGCGGATTATCCGCACCTTAAACCGGCTGGGGATTGCCAGTGTGGCGGTTTATTCGGAACCGGATCGGCACAGTCCCCATGTAGAGGAGGCGACGGAAGCGTTAGCGTTGGGGGGAACCCTGGCCAGCGAGAGTTATCTGCAAGGGGAGCGGGTGTTGGACCTGGCGGTGCAGGTGGGGGCGGCGGCGATCCATCCGGGGTACGGGTTTCTCAGCGAAAATGGGGATTTTGCTAGTGCCTGTGCCCAACGGGGGCTGGTGTTTATTGGACCCAAGCCGGAACACATTCGCCAGTTTGGTCGCAAGCACCTTGCCCGTGATCTGGCGGCCCGTCAGGGGATTCCCCTGGTTCCTGGTACTTCTTTATTAAATAATCTCACCGAGGCGCAGGCGGCAGCAGCGCAGATCGGCTATCCGGTGATGCTCAAAAGTACGGCGGGGGGCGGGGGAATTGGGATGCGTCGGTGTGAAGATGCGGCGGAATTGGCGGTAGCCTATGAGCAGGTGCAACGGTTGAGCCAGGCTAATTTCCGGGATAGTGGGGTGTTCCTGGAGAAATACATTCCTGTGGCTCGCCATGTGGAGGTGCAGATTTTTGGGGATGGGCAGGGGCGGGTTCTCACCCTGGGGGAGCGGGATTGTTCCAGCCAGCGGCGCAATCAAAAGGTGATCGAGGAAACGCCAGCGCCAGGGTTGCCAGAATCGGTGCGGCAGGGACTCTACCAAGCGGCGCAACGGTTGGGGGAAGCGGTGCAGTACCAGTCGGCGGGCACGGTGGAATTTATTGTGGACGGGACAACGGGCGAATTTTATTTCCTGGAGGTCAATACCCGGTTGCAGGTGGAACACGGGGTCACCGAGTTGGTCTGCGGTATTGACTTAGTGGAATGGATGGTGCGTTTGGCTGCCGGGGAACGGGATTTTTTCGACCGTTATCATCACCAGCCCCAGGGTCATGCCATCCAAGTCCGGATTTATGCCGAAGACCCCCACAAAAACCACCAGCCCAGCGCCGGGGTGCTGACCCATGTGGCATTGGCGGAGGGTGCCCGGTGGGATGCCTGGATTCGCAGTGGGACCGAGGTAACCCCCTTCTACGACCCCCTGTTGGCGAAAGCGATGGTGCATGGGGAAAACCGGGCGGCGGCGCTCCAAAAGTTGCAAACGGTGTTGGCGCACACCACTCTGGCAGGGATTGCGACCAATCTGGAATACCTGCAACAGGTGGTGGCGACCCCGGAGTTTCAGCGGGGCGAAGTGAGTACCCAGTGGCTCTCCCAATTCACCTATCAGCCCCAGACGATTGACGTATTGGCTCCCGGTACCTTTACTACCGTGCAGGACTATCCGGGGCGGTTGGGGTATTGGGATGTGGGGGTGCCGCCGTCGGGTCCGATGGATCACCTAGCCTTTCGCTGGGGCAATCGTCTGCTGGGCAATCCCCTGGGGGCGGCTGGGCTGGAATGTACGATGGCGGGGCCGACCCTGCGCTTTAATGCACCGACCCGCATTTGCCTGACTGGGGCGATGATGCCTGCGACTCTGGACGGGCAACCGGTTCCCTACTGGCAGACGGTGACGGTGCAAGCCGGGAGTGTGTTGACCCTGAAGGCGGTGCAGGGGGCGGGGTATCGCACCTATATTACGGTGCAGGGGGGGGTGTCGGTGCCGGAGTATTTGGGCAGTCGGGCGACCTTTACCCTGGGGCAATTTGGCGGACATGGCGGCAGAGTCCTGCGGGCGGGGGATGGGTTGCCGCTGACACCCTGGGATGGGCAGGACCAACCGGCAGTTTTGCCCCCGGACTTAATTCCCCAATACACGGATGCCTGGGAAATCGCTGTGATGGTGGGTCCCCACGGGGCACCGGATTTTTTTACCCCGCAGGATATGGAACTGCTGTTGAGCCACGCCTGGGTGGTGCATCACAATTCGGCCCGCACGGGGATAAGGCTGATTGGCCCGGCGCCCACCTGGGCCAGACCGGATGGGGGGGAAGCGGGTCTGCACCCTTCCAACATCCACGACAACGCCTATGCCATCGGCACGATTGACTTTACCGGGGATATGCCGATCATTTTGGGGTACGACGGGCCGAGTTTGGGGGGGTTTGTCTGTCCGGCGACGATTGTGCAGGCGGAACTGTGGAAAATCGGGCAGTTGAGACCGGGGGACCGGGTGCGATTTTTCCCGATGGATGAACCGACCGCCTGCGCCTGGGAACAGCGACAGGAAGAAGAACTGGCTCGCCTGGCGCCCCTACCGCCTATCCCCGCCGTACCAGTGGCTACGGAACCAGTACTCAAGCAGATGACGGCTCCCCATCCGGTGGGGGTGACCTATCGGCAGGCGGGGGACAAATATATATTGATCGAATACGGGCCGTTAACTTTGGATTTGACCCTGCGGTTCCGGGTGCATGGGCTGATGACCTGGTTGCAAGCGCAAAAGATTCCCGGCATTATTGACCTGACCCCCGGTATTCGCTCATTACAAGTGCATTACGATAACCAGCGACTGCCCCGTTCTGAACTTTTGGATATATTAGCAACGGCGGAAGCCGAATTACCTGACGTGGCGCAGATGACCGTGCCCACCCGCATCGTGCATTTGCCCCTGTCCTGGAATGATGAATCGATCCAGCTTGCCATCACTAAATATATGCAGTCGGTGCGACCGGATGCGCCTTGGTGTCCGAGCAATTTGGAATTTATCCGGCGGGTGAATGGCTTGGCGGATGTCCAGCAGGTGTATGACATTGTGTTTGGAGCGAGTTATTTGGTGCTGGGGTTGGGGGATGTGTATCTGGGGGCACCGGTGGCAACCCCGCTTGACCCCCGGCATCGGCTGGTCACAACCAAATACAACCCTGCCCGCACCTGGACGCCGGAGAATGCGGTGGGAATTGGCGGGGCGTATCTGTGCATTTACGGCATGGAAGGACCGGGGGGGTATCAGTTGGTGGGGCGCACGGTGCCCGTGTGGAATCGCTATTACCGGACTGCCGATTTTACCCAGCCCTGGCTGTTGCGGTTTTTTGACCAAATTCGCTTTTTCCCAGTCACCGGGGCGGAACTCCAGCGCTACCGGGAGGATGTGACCTATGGGCGGGTGAAATTAGACATTCACGAGGAAACGTTTCATCTGGGGGACTATCAGCAATTTCTGCAAGACCATGCCGCATCCATTCAGGCTTTCAAAACTCAACAACAAAACGCCTTTGATGCCGAACGGGAACGGTGGGTAGCGGCTGGGGAATTTGACCGACCGGACACGGAAGCGGCAACTGCTCCGCTAGAGGCGACGGAAATTCCCATCCCCCCAGGGCAGGTGGCGGTGCGGGCGGAAGTCAGTGGCACGGTTTGGCAGGTGGTGGTCACCCCGCAAGCAGTGGTTCATGCCGGGGAAAAGTTGATGATTATCGAAGCCATGAAAACCGAAATTGCGGTGCTTAGCCCCCTAGACGCTACCGTTGCCCAAATCCTCTGTCAACCCGGACAAGCCGTGACAGCGGGACAAATCGTGCTTTTACTCATCCCAGCGGCGTGA